From a region of the Mauremys mutica isolate MM-2020 ecotype Southern chromosome 12, ASM2049712v1, whole genome shotgun sequence genome:
- the LOC123346233 gene encoding olfactory receptor 6F1-like: protein MVKGNQTNVKEFILLGFPGSHYFQNSLFMLFFFMYLLTLIGNITIICLVQTYHRLRTPMYYFLCNLSFLEIWYTTATIPKTFTNLISQSKTISFLSCLLQMYFVFSLGCTEFLLLAVMAYDRYLAICHPLRYSSIMNSTLSTQLAIGSWVGGFLTFSVPAFLISRLSFCGPTVINHFFCDIDSCIELSCTDTCLFEMVYISMCFIVILGSCAVTLVSYIYIISTILRIPSAQGQKKVFSTCSAHLTVVVILYGCSIFLYVKTSKQNSLDMNKIVTVFVTIVTPLLNPFIYTLRNKDVKETLRKAFRRT, encoded by the coding sequence ATGGTGAAGGGAAATCAAACCAATGTAAAGGAATTTATTCTGCTTGGGTTCCCTGGGTCTCATTATTTTCAGAACTCACTCTTCATGCTATTCTTTTTCATGTACCTCCTGACACTCATAGGAAACATCACCATCATATGCTTAGTGCAGACCTACCATCGCCTCCGCACCCCTATGTACTACTTTCTCTGCAATCTCTCCTTCCTGGAGATCTGGTACACCACAGCTACCATCCCCAAGACTTTTACCAATCTCATATCCCAAAGCAAAACCATCTCCTTCCTCAGCTGCCTCCTGCAGATGTACTTTGTTTTCTCCTTAGGCTGCACTGAATTTCTACTCCTGGCCGTCATGGCTTATGATCGCTATTTGGCCATATGCCACCCATTGCGCTATAGCTCCATCATGAACAGCACCTTGTCCACTCAGTTGGCCATTGGCTCATGGGTAGGTGGCTTCCTGACATTTTCTGTGCCGGCGTTTCTGATCAGCAGGTTGTCCTTCTGTGGCCCTACGGTcatcaaccatttcttctgtgacatagATTCTTGCATAGAGCTCTCCTGCACAGACACATGCCTTTTTGAGATGGTGTACATTTCTATGTGCTTTATTGTCATCCTGGGCTCCTGTGCAGTCACCCTGGTCTCCTACATTtacatcatctccaccatcctgagaatcccatCTGCCCAAGGCCAGAAAAAGGTCTTTTCCACTTGCTCTGCCCATCTCACCGTTGTGGTTATATTGTACGGCTGCTCCATCTTCCTGTACGTCAAGACTTCTAAACAGAACTCACTGGACATGAACAAAATTGTCACTGTCTTCGTTACTATTGTGACACCATTGCTTAACCCTTTCATTTACACTCTAAGGAACAAAGACGTCAAGGAAACGTTGAGAAAGGCTTTTCGTAGGACATGA